Below is a genomic region from Verrucomicrobiota bacterium.
CTCACTATAGAAATACACCTCATTAGCATATATGACATCACTTCCGTAACGAACGACTACATTACCCTCAGCGTATGCGACCCCATTCTCATAGCTATTCTCACCATCACAAGTAATCTCAATAGGGATACGCGCGGCTTCGTCTTGTGCCCTTAGAACAGAGCTGAATAGGCACAGCACCATGAGGCTACAGCTAGTTATAATAGAAAACTTCAATGGCTCCCTTATTATCATCTGTATTCTCTTGTGCCAACATTAAAGTAAGTCACACAATCCCTTAGTCTTGCAAAAGTTCTAACACAAATTTCTATCACTTATCGTCCGGCATTTTTACGCATTAACTAATATATTGCTATTCACTGTAGGGTTGTGAGGACAATAAAACCTCTTGATCCCCAATGCTTACCAATCTGGAATGTTGGACCACGATTGGAATATCGCTTTTTAAGACAATCCCAAAAGCTGTTTTCTCTGGCAAGCTAATACCACCCAATTCACTCGAACGATCTAAAGCTAAATGTCTCGTTGTTTGAGCTTTAACGACCACAATCACATCCTCGATTGGAGCCTTCTTCTCACCAAATAAAAAGGCCATTCGAACGGCCGCATCCTCTTCGTTGGCGTTGAGAAAGCACAGATATTCACCGCCAGTCCGTGTAGACTGAAAACGAGCGTCCGCCACCATCCATTT
It encodes:
- a CDS encoding sensory rhodopsin transducer; amino-acid sequence: MTTGGKKKWMVADARFQSTRTGGEYLCFLNANEEDAAVRMAFLFGEKKAPIEDVIVVVKAQTTRHLALDRSSELGGISLPEKTAFGIVLKSDIPIVVQHSRLVSIGDQEVLLSSQPYSE